Proteins encoded in a region of the Chlorogloeopsis sp. ULAP01 genome:
- the aepY gene encoding phosphonopyruvate decarboxylase, with the protein MIQAEQFVEAARRLGFEFYAGVPCSFLTPFINYVINDTQLTYISSANEGDALATAAGATIGGKKAVVMMQNSGLGNAVNPLTSLAYTFRIPLLLICTLRGDPQLKDEPQHELMGQITDKLLETIAVPWEFFPTEAAEIEPVLQRANAYMSQECRPYALIMRKATVAPHALKRASIPTRSPINEGKNLGSTQKSFLTANQEQRISRYQALEKIVKLTRQQNTVLIATTGYTGRELFACCDRSNHLYMVGSMGCASSLGLGLSLVHPELKVVVIDGDGAALMRMGNFATIGTYGGSNLLHILLDNEAHDSTGAQATVSASIDFAKIAQACGYSTTLAGDDPLLLDTLFAADNNSSSKFAHLKIRAGTLANLPRPNLSPEAVLQRFMSHIGFQEKAEGKEDRKF; encoded by the coding sequence ATGATTCAGGCAGAGCAATTTGTAGAAGCTGCCCGTAGGCTTGGCTTTGAATTTTACGCAGGCGTACCCTGTTCCTTTCTCACCCCTTTTATCAACTACGTTATTAACGACACTCAACTTACTTATATCTCTTCAGCTAACGAAGGAGATGCATTAGCAACTGCGGCAGGAGCAACAATTGGTGGTAAAAAAGCCGTAGTGATGATGCAAAACTCTGGTTTGGGCAATGCTGTTAACCCGTTGACTTCTCTTGCTTATACATTCCGAATTCCATTACTGTTAATTTGTACGCTGCGGGGAGATCCTCAACTCAAAGATGAACCCCAACACGAACTCATGGGACAAATTACAGATAAATTGCTGGAAACAATAGCAGTTCCTTGGGAATTCTTTCCTACAGAAGCCGCAGAAATAGAACCTGTCTTACAACGCGCTAACGCATACATGAGCCAAGAATGTCGTCCTTACGCCTTGATTATGCGTAAGGCAACTGTGGCTCCCCACGCTCTGAAACGTGCTTCTATTCCCACTCGTTCTCCCATCAATGAAGGAAAGAATCTCGGTTCGACGCAGAAAAGTTTTCTTACAGCCAACCAAGAGCAACGCATCTCCCGCTATCAAGCACTAGAGAAGATTGTTAAACTCACTCGACAACAAAATACAGTATTAATTGCAACCACTGGATATACGGGACGAGAACTTTTTGCTTGTTGCGATCGCAGCAATCATCTTTACATGGTAGGTTCGATGGGTTGCGCTTCCTCGTTGGGTTTAGGGCTTTCGTTAGTGCATCCGGAACTAAAGGTAGTGGTGATTGACGGAGATGGTGCTGCTTTGATGCGAATGGGTAATTTTGCTACCATTGGTACCTATGGCGGTTCTAATTTACTCCACATACTCTTAGATAATGAAGCCCATGATTCTACAGGTGCTCAAGCAACAGTTTCTGCTAGTATTGATTTTGCCAAAATTGCTCAAGCCTGCGGTTATAGTACAACCTTAGCAGGAGACGACCCCTTACTACTAGATACCTTGTTTGCAGCAGATAATAACTCTAGTTCCAAATTCGCTCATTTGAAAATCCGGGCGGGAACGTTGGCAAATCTGCCACGCCCTAACCTATCTCCGGAAGCTGTGTTGCAACGTTTTATGTCTCATATTGGTTTTCAGGAGAAGGCAGAAGGAAAAGAAGATAGGAAGTTTTAG
- a CDS encoding 2-aminoethylphosphonate aminotransferase gives MILLNPGPVNLSDRTRNALLRPDLCHREVEFTELQTTIREKLLKVYELESDRFAAVLLTGSGTAAMEAMIASLVPRNGKLLVIENGVYGERLSKIAKIHGIDYLTLNHSWGTEINLQDLVKLLDDNNDITHLAVVHHETTTGRLNNLAELAPICQERNIQLLVDTVSSFGGEELNFASWGITACAATANKCLHSIPGTSFVIVQREALLSADTAPRTLYLDLATYCREQDQGGTPFTQSVQAFYALAEALSELEEIGGWRARHNYYHELASLVRNGLVAMGIKPLLPPEGSSVVLNAYYLPEGLSYEKFHDELKAQGFVIYAGQGELAKSIFRVSTMGAIAHTDMERFLAVIKHVILT, from the coding sequence ATGATTTTACTTAATCCCGGCCCCGTCAATCTTAGCGATCGCACGAGAAATGCTTTGTTACGTCCTGATTTATGTCACCGTGAAGTTGAATTTACAGAGCTACAAACTACAATTCGAGAAAAATTACTCAAAGTGTACGAGCTAGAAAGCGATCGCTTTGCAGCAGTTCTGCTCACTGGTTCTGGTACGGCAGCAATGGAAGCAATGATTGCAAGTTTAGTACCAAGGAACGGGAAGCTACTGGTGATTGAAAACGGTGTATATGGCGAAAGATTATCGAAAATTGCCAAGATTCACGGCATTGATTACCTAACACTCAACCACTCTTGGGGTACTGAAATTAATCTCCAAGATTTGGTCAAACTATTAGATGACAATAACGACATTACTCACCTTGCTGTCGTCCACCACGAAACTACCACAGGGCGTTTGAATAATTTAGCTGAACTTGCTCCTATTTGCCAGGAACGTAATATCCAACTTTTAGTAGATACAGTGAGCAGTTTTGGCGGCGAAGAACTAAATTTTGCAAGTTGGGGAATCACGGCTTGTGCTGCCACCGCTAACAAATGTCTGCACAGTATTCCTGGAACATCGTTTGTGATCGTGCAGCGAGAGGCACTACTTTCAGCAGACACTGCACCACGTACTTTATATTTAGATTTGGCAACCTATTGCCGCGAACAAGATCAAGGTGGCACTCCCTTTACTCAATCGGTTCAAGCATTTTATGCTTTAGCAGAAGCTTTAAGTGAACTCGAAGAAATAGGTGGTTGGCGTGCTAGACATAATTATTATCACGAACTCGCTAGCTTGGTAAGAAATGGATTAGTAGCAATGGGAATTAAACCCTTACTTCCTCCCGAAGGTTCGTCTGTCGTCCTCAATGCCTATTACTTACCAGAAGGTTTAAGCTATGAGAAATTTCACGACGAACTGAAAGCACAAGGCTTTGTGATTTATGCAGGGCAGGGAGAATTAGCCAAATCTATTTTCCGAGTCTCCACAATGGGAGCGATCGCCCATACAGATATGGAACGCTTTCTTGCCGTGATAAAACATGTGATACTTACATAA
- the ggt gene encoding gamma-glutamyltransferase — protein MRIFYRYTRLLVFVSYLCFWVLLFGSQKLVSATVVLPLRTKKAMVVSAHPLASDVGLQILRKGGNAVDAAVATTFAISVVEPFSAGIGGGGFLLLRDAKTGEIKALDFRERAPIKATRNMYLDAQGKVRLNATINGYLAVATPGTVAGLYEVHRRYGRLPWAELVKPAIALAKNGFILSSDVTWRSIPGYENRKQAILTNRAARAIFTRDGEFYQPGEKLVQRDLARTFTEISRHPRSFYTGNIARAIASDMAKNGGLITLQDLKLYKPIWRIPICGNFRQAKVCSMPPPSSGGVHLLQMLNIIGDSDLKSWGWHHPDAIHLMVEAMKVAYADRSQLLGDPDFVKVPVQQLTSPAYAKLRRAEIDMNRAKPASEVKPATMKKTERRTDKGDRENGEEFTLITSSPPSPASTPYPRVLMSPPPRESTQTSHLNIIDEQRNAVSLTFTVNLGFGSGVVTPGTGILLNNEMDDFVAAPGVPNAFGLVGNEANAIAPRKTPLSSMTPTIVTENNQLRMILGAPGGSTIITQVLQVILHILAYNMDAGTAISVPRIHHQWLPDELRVEPFTLDALTLAELQRRGHKIQQQTSPWGNINAIVVTPQQTLEGAADPRGEGSPRGY, from the coding sequence ATGCGTATTTTTTACCGTTACACGCGGTTGTTAGTCTTTGTATCTTACCTTTGCTTTTGGGTATTGCTGTTTGGCAGTCAAAAACTTGTATCTGCCACTGTTGTTTTGCCTTTGCGCACAAAAAAGGCGATGGTAGTTTCGGCACATCCTCTAGCTAGTGATGTCGGATTGCAAATATTACGCAAGGGTGGGAATGCAGTTGATGCCGCAGTGGCTACAACTTTTGCGATTTCCGTTGTAGAACCTTTCTCAGCAGGAATAGGTGGTGGCGGCTTTTTACTTTTGCGTGATGCTAAAACGGGCGAAATCAAAGCCTTAGATTTCCGCGAACGCGCTCCCATCAAAGCAACCAGAAATATGTATTTGGATGCTCAAGGCAAGGTGCGTCTGAATGCAACTATCAACGGTTATTTAGCAGTAGCAACACCAGGAACAGTAGCAGGATTATATGAAGTTCACCGCCGCTATGGTAGATTACCTTGGGCAGAGTTAGTAAAACCAGCGATCGCTCTAGCAAAGAATGGTTTTATTCTCAGTTCTGACGTAACTTGGCGTTCTATCCCAGGATATGAAAATCGCAAGCAAGCAATTCTCACCAACCGCGCAGCACGAGCTATCTTTACTCGTGATGGCGAATTTTATCAGCCAGGTGAAAAACTAGTACAGCGAGACTTGGCACGAACTTTCACAGAAATATCCCGCCATCCCCGCAGTTTCTACACCGGAAATATTGCTCGCGCCATTGCTAGTGATATGGCAAAAAACGGTGGTTTAATTACTCTGCAAGACTTAAAGTTATACAAACCAATCTGGCGTATCCCCATATGTGGAAATTTTCGTCAAGCTAAAGTTTGCTCAATGCCACCTCCTTCATCGGGAGGCGTTCATTTATTGCAGATGTTAAATATTATTGGTGACAGCGATTTAAAGTCTTGGGGTTGGCATCACCCCGACGCCATCCACCTGATGGTAGAAGCGATGAAAGTAGCCTATGCCGATCGCTCACAACTTTTGGGCGATCCAGATTTCGTCAAAGTTCCCGTACAACAATTAACTAGCCCAGCTTATGCCAAACTCCGGCGTGCAGAAATAGATATGAATAGGGCTAAACCTGCCAGTGAAGTCAAGCCAGCCACTATGAAGAAGACGGAGAGAAGAACAGATAAGGGAGATAGGGAAAATGGGGAAGAATTTACTCTTATTACTTCCTCACCTCCCTCACCTGCCTCAACTCCTTATCCTCGTGTCCTTATGTCCCCGCCTCCCCGTGAGTCTACACAAACCAGTCATCTTAATATTATCGATGAGCAACGCAATGCCGTCAGCTTGACCTTTACTGTTAACTTGGGATTTGGATCTGGCGTCGTCACACCAGGAACAGGAATTTTACTTAACAACGAGATGGATGATTTTGTTGCTGCACCAGGTGTTCCGAATGCTTTTGGTTTAGTGGGTAATGAAGCAAATGCGATCGCGCCGCGTAAAACACCTTTATCTAGCATGACTCCAACAATAGTTACAGAAAATAATCAGCTTCGCATGATCTTAGGTGCGCCTGGTGGTTCAACTATTATTACCCAGGTACTGCAAGTCATCCTCCACATACTTGCATACAACATGGACGCTGGCACGGCTATTTCTGTTCCCCGCATCCATCATCAGTGGCTCCCCGATGAGTTACGAGTAGAACCATTTACTTTGGATGCTCTGACTTTAGCAGAATTACAACGTCGGGGACACAAAATTCAACAACAGACAAGCCCTTGGGGTAATATTAACGCCATTGTAGTTACACCCCAACAAACTCTAGAAGGAGCAGCCGATCCTCGTGGTGAAGGTTCTCCTAGAGGCTATTAG
- a CDS encoding DUF1802 family protein — protein MKLTTNFYALKEWAVAVTALENGQTIMLLRKGGIHEQNGRFQVAHNQVLLYPTYEHQQPFLLKPEYAELVYPVTPGWHPETVRISSWAKISDILPVADENIVNALLPFHIWNEYFISDRLKWKPRQPLYVLLLRTYKLPQVQEISYRSEYGGCKSWIDLAEQIDLQGSEPVFSDFTYSRLVAEIREIVGDKFHAPCI, from the coding sequence ATGAAATTGACTACAAATTTTTACGCCCTCAAGGAATGGGCTGTTGCCGTCACTGCATTAGAAAATGGCCAAACAATTATGCTACTTCGTAAAGGTGGCATCCACGAACAAAATGGACGTTTCCAAGTTGCCCATAATCAAGTTTTGCTCTATCCAACTTATGAGCATCAACAGCCTTTTTTGCTCAAACCTGAGTACGCCGAGCTTGTATATCCAGTCACACCAGGTTGGCATCCAGAAACAGTTCGTATTAGCAGTTGGGCAAAAATTAGCGATATTCTCCCCGTTGCTGACGAAAATATTGTTAATGCTTTACTCCCTTTCCACATTTGGAACGAATACTTTATTAGCGATCGCCTAAAATGGAAACCACGTCAGCCATTGTATGTTCTACTGCTGCGTACTTATAAATTACCTCAAGTTCAAGAAATTTCTTATCGTAGCGAATACGGTGGCTGTAAGTCATGGATTGATTTAGCAGAACAAATTGATTTACAAGGCTCAGAACCAGTTTTCTCTGACTTTACTTACTCTCGGTTAGTTGCAGAAATTCGTGAAATTGTCGGCGACAAGTTTCATGCCCCATGCATTTAA
- a CDS encoding alpha/beta fold hydrolase: MQATTASSTPIPGQYWQWRGHNIYYVKAGEPQPQRPPLLLVHGFGASCDHWRKNIIGLCNEFEVWAIDLLGFGRSAKPKLEYSGNLWRDQLYDFITEIIGRKTVLAGNSLGGYASLCVAAQRPDAVAGLVLLNSAGPFSENQPSAEPEALQAQIEPPQQPDPLQKLLGDIVKWIFQQPLSQFILFQYVRQKKVIRQTLNKVYLDKSAITDQLIEEIYRPACDPGAFDVFSSVFKTPQGEKVDFLLKQLTCPLLLLWGEADPWMNARERSQKFRQYYPELREHFLRAGHCPHDEVPEQVNPLLREWVLSIPS, from the coding sequence ATGCAGGCAACGACAGCCTCTTCAACCCCAATTCCTGGTCAATATTGGCAGTGGCGAGGACATAATATCTATTACGTTAAAGCAGGAGAACCCCAGCCCCAACGTCCACCCTTACTGTTAGTGCATGGGTTCGGTGCTTCTTGTGACCACTGGCGCAAGAATATAATTGGACTTTGTAACGAATTTGAAGTTTGGGCTATAGACCTTTTGGGATTTGGACGTTCTGCTAAACCTAAATTAGAGTACAGTGGCAACTTGTGGCGTGATCAACTCTATGACTTTATTACGGAAATCATTGGTCGAAAAACAGTGCTAGCAGGAAATTCCCTTGGTGGCTATGCTAGTCTGTGTGTTGCAGCTCAACGTCCTGATGCAGTAGCAGGTTTAGTTTTACTTAATAGTGCAGGGCCATTTAGCGAAAACCAGCCTTCAGCTGAACCAGAAGCGTTACAAGCTCAGATTGAACCGCCCCAACAACCAGATCCATTGCAGAAACTACTGGGTGACATTGTGAAGTGGATTTTTCAACAGCCTTTGTCTCAGTTCATTTTATTTCAATATGTGCGACAAAAGAAGGTTATTCGCCAAACTCTAAACAAAGTCTACCTCGATAAAAGCGCAATTACAGACCAATTAATAGAAGAAATTTATCGCCCCGCTTGCGATCCAGGTGCTTTTGATGTCTTTTCTTCAGTCTTTAAGACTCCTCAAGGGGAAAAAGTTGATTTTTTATTGAAGCAATTAACTTGTCCGCTATTGTTGTTGTGGGGAGAAGCGGATCCTTGGATGAATGCTAGAGAACGTTCTCAGAAGTTCCGGCAATACTATCCTGAACTCAGGGAACATTTTTTACGAGCAGGGCATTGTCCTCACGACGAAGTACCAGAACAGGTAAACCCTTTGTTACGGGAGTGGGTTTTGTCTATTCCTAGCTAA
- a CDS encoding shikimate dehydrogenase — protein MQQLITGKTKLLGVIGHPVEHSLSPAMHNAAIQELQLDYVYLPFPIKPEELQAAIQGFAAIGVVGFSVTIPHKQAILAFLSAIEPIAKAVGAVNTVVRKEHKWVGTNTDVEGFLAPLQTYHQDWSQKVAVILGNGGAARAVVAGCTQLGCREIHVVGRNVQRLKEFRNSWGNSLLAMNLEVHRWDELPNIIPQANLLVNTTPIGMYPKVEESPLSVEEMADLPSKAIAYDLIYTPNPTKFLQQAQQVGAIAIDGLEMLVQQGAAALKIWLQRETVPVDVMRQALRKQLGL, from the coding sequence ATGCAACAATTGATTACAGGAAAAACAAAATTATTAGGAGTGATTGGGCATCCAGTCGAGCATTCGCTATCGCCAGCGATGCATAATGCAGCAATACAAGAGTTGCAATTAGATTACGTCTATCTTCCCTTTCCAATCAAACCAGAGGAGCTACAAGCAGCAATTCAAGGCTTTGCTGCCATTGGTGTTGTGGGCTTTAGTGTGACAATTCCTCATAAACAGGCGATATTGGCTTTTTTATCAGCGATAGAACCAATTGCCAAAGCTGTGGGAGCGGTAAATACAGTTGTTCGCAAAGAGCATAAATGGGTGGGTACAAATACTGATGTAGAAGGATTTCTCGCTCCCTTGCAAACATATCATCAAGACTGGAGTCAAAAAGTAGCAGTCATTTTAGGTAATGGTGGCGCGGCAAGGGCTGTGGTGGCAGGTTGTACTCAGTTGGGTTGTAGGGAAATTCATGTTGTTGGGCGCAACGTGCAGCGTTTGAAAGAATTCCGTAATAGTTGGGGAAATTCGCTCTTGGCAATGAATCTCGAAGTTCATCGCTGGGATGAATTGCCAAACATAATTCCGCAAGCAAATTTACTAGTAAATACAACCCCTATTGGTATGTATCCCAAGGTAGAAGAGTCACCTTTAAGTGTGGAGGAAATGGCAGACTTGCCATCAAAAGCGATCGCCTACGATTTGATTTATACCCCTAACCCAACTAAATTTCTCCAACAAGCACAACAAGTGGGTGCGATCGCGATTGATGGGCTGGAAATGCTCGTTCAGCAAGGTGCAGCAGCGTTAAAAATTTGGTTGCAAAGGGAAACTGTACCTGTCGATGTGATGCGTCAGGCTTTGCGAAAGCAGCTGGGTTTATAA
- a CDS encoding aspartate aminotransferase family protein: MSLDTLVQQPPLPSESGSVSSSPFDADNFNAVVMSTYGRFPLALERGAGCRVWDTQGREYLDFVAGIATCTLGHAHPAMVEAVTRQIQKLHHVSNLYYIPEQGELAKWIVEHSCADRVFFCNSGAEANEAAIKLARKYAHTVLQIERPIILTAHSSFHGRTLATITATGQPKYQKNFDPLVPGFYHVPYNDVAAVEAAIGELDEGDYQVAAILLEPLQGEGGVRPGDVTYFQKLRQICDETGVLLIFDEVQVGMGRSSKLWGYEHLGVEPDIFTSAKGLGGGIPIGAMMAKKFCDVFQPGEHASTFGGNPFACAVAFAVCQTLEKENILENVQQRGEQLRAGLGAIAAKYPHHLNEVRGWGLINGLELNADVDLTAAEVVKVAIDEGLLLVPAGPKVVRFVPPLIVTDKEVDTALQLVDKAMATVTA; this comes from the coding sequence GTGAGCCTAGACACTCTTGTTCAACAACCCCCCCTTCCCTCTGAGTCTGGTTCTGTATCATCTAGCCCTTTTGATGCCGATAATTTTAATGCTGTTGTCATGTCCACCTATGGGCGATTTCCCCTCGCTTTAGAACGAGGTGCTGGGTGTCGCGTCTGGGATACCCAGGGGCGAGAATATCTCGACTTTGTAGCCGGAATTGCCACTTGTACCTTAGGACACGCTCACCCGGCAATGGTGGAGGCGGTAACCCGCCAAATTCAAAAACTACACCATGTTTCTAATTTGTACTACATTCCAGAGCAGGGAGAACTGGCTAAGTGGATAGTTGAACATTCCTGCGCCGATCGCGTATTTTTCTGCAACTCTGGGGCGGAAGCTAACGAAGCTGCAATTAAGCTTGCGCGTAAATACGCACATACAGTATTACAAATAGAACGTCCAATTATCTTAACTGCTCACTCTAGTTTTCACGGCAGAACTCTAGCAACGATTACTGCCACTGGACAGCCAAAGTATCAAAAGAACTTCGATCCCCTGGTACCAGGATTCTACCACGTACCTTATAACGACGTAGCGGCAGTCGAAGCAGCTATTGGCGAATTGGATGAAGGTGATTACCAAGTAGCAGCAATTTTGTTAGAACCATTGCAAGGAGAAGGTGGTGTTCGTCCGGGAGATGTAACTTATTTCCAAAAGCTCCGGCAAATTTGTGATGAAACAGGCGTGCTGCTTATTTTCGATGAAGTGCAAGTTGGCATGGGGCGCAGTAGCAAGTTATGGGGTTACGAACATCTTGGCGTTGAGCCGGATATTTTCACTAGTGCCAAAGGCTTAGGCGGCGGTATCCCGATCGGAGCCATGATGGCGAAAAAGTTCTGCGATGTGTTTCAGCCCGGAGAGCATGCCAGTACCTTTGGTGGCAATCCCTTTGCCTGTGCAGTTGCTTTCGCTGTCTGCCAGACTTTAGAAAAGGAAAATATTTTAGAGAATGTTCAACAAAGGGGTGAACAACTACGAGCCGGGTTAGGAGCGATCGCAGCCAAATATCCCCATCATCTTAATGAAGTGCGTGGTTGGGGTTTAATCAACGGACTAGAGTTAAACGCAGATGTTGATTTAACAGCTGCTGAGGTTGTCAAAGTTGCTATTGATGAGGGTTTATTGCTCGTACCAGCAGGCCCCAAAGTTGTCCGATTTGTGCCACCATTGATTGTGACAGACAAAGAAGTAGATACGGCATTGCAACTTGTTGACAAAGCAATGGCGACTGTTACGGCATAG
- a CDS encoding potassium channel protein, which produces MYSTLEQKYQRIQKELMAGVVALVGVLLIGTLWYRFVEGWSWEDAAYMTVITLATVGYGETHPLGDRGRLFTIALILMGVITIGYIVNRFTEAVIEGYFQERIRLQQVRRTMESLSGHYIICGFSRTGRQIAMEFRAEGVSFVIIDSDIESVRKAQEMGYTIYQGDATLDETLLRVGIERAACIVAALPSDAENLYTVLSAKYLNPGIRAIARASTEEALQKLQRGGADAVISPYITGGKRMAAAALRPQVMDFVDGIISGTDRQLYMEEYLLEPGVCPVVGQTLGQARLRVQTGALILAIRRTDGNLIGGPTADTVFMPGDVVIAMGTAEQLRSLNQLLGPISSKKLRKPKKM; this is translated from the coding sequence GTGTACTCAACTCTGGAACAAAAATATCAACGCATTCAAAAAGAGCTAATGGCAGGGGTTGTTGCCCTTGTGGGTGTTCTCCTCATCGGTACTTTATGGTATCGCTTTGTGGAAGGTTGGTCATGGGAAGATGCAGCTTACATGACAGTTATCACTTTAGCTACTGTTGGCTACGGTGAAACACATCCGTTGGGTGACAGAGGACGACTGTTTACCATTGCCCTAATTTTAATGGGGGTAATTACTATCGGTTATATAGTCAACCGATTTACAGAAGCCGTTATTGAAGGCTACTTTCAAGAAAGAATTCGACTGCAACAGGTGCGACGCACAATGGAATCATTATCAGGGCATTATATCATCTGTGGATTTAGTCGGACTGGTCGTCAAATTGCCATGGAATTTCGGGCAGAAGGTGTATCTTTTGTAATTATTGACTCAGATATTGAATCAGTGCGTAAGGCTCAGGAGATGGGTTATACGATATATCAGGGTGATGCAACATTGGATGAAACTCTATTGAGGGTGGGTATTGAAAGGGCCGCTTGTATAGTCGCAGCCCTACCTTCCGACGCAGAAAATTTATACACAGTACTTTCCGCCAAATATCTAAATCCAGGTATTCGAGCGATCGCACGAGCAAGTACAGAAGAAGCTTTGCAAAAGTTGCAGCGTGGTGGCGCAGATGCTGTGATTTCTCCTTATATTACTGGTGGAAAGCGGATGGCTGCTGCCGCTCTGAGACCGCAGGTGATGGACTTTGTAGATGGTATTATCTCAGGTACAGATCGACAATTGTATATGGAAGAATATTTGCTCGAACCGGGTGTTTGTCCAGTTGTGGGGCAAACTTTAGGGCAAGCAAGATTGCGAGTGCAAACAGGAGCATTGATTCTTGCTATCCGCCGCACTGATGGCAATCTTATCGGTGGGCCTACTGCTGATACGGTGTTTATGCCAGGAGACGTAGTCATAGCAATGGGTACCGCAGAACAATTGCGCTCTCTTAACCAACTGTTAGGGCCAATTAGTTCCAAAAAGTTGCGCAAACCAAAGAAGATGTAA
- a CDS encoding HAMP domain-containing sensor histidine kinase, which translates to MDFCQILIEKSDTIIDKWVEAVYQDQQIAATKELTFNAVKNSLPRVLKALATVLSESVSSDLQTVIDASLDHGRIRAEQEFEPAEIAREYRLLRFVIFSLLEEDLLEATPTEMLRAVRLIDTVIDEAIARCFNSYTHGRLQELEQLQSQLQLNNQELTRLVQASQDSISHLAHELKTPLTSIIGYSDLFLRQHRQTQPEIKDSYPNLESIERVLKSGRLLLRLINDTLEISRHDAGKMKLQPTQTDVRGLINSVIETIEPIARAKELSLIVNCDRAPEKAIIDPLRLQQILTNLLSNAIRYTESGSIELECWVICEKKWAISVSDSGVGISPDAQAKIFDPYFRAANGIQLQGSDGTGLGLAIVSRLVELMGGEIKVLSQLGKGSTFTVILPLEVIA; encoded by the coding sequence ATGGATTTTTGTCAGATTCTAATTGAAAAAAGTGATACTATCATAGACAAGTGGGTAGAAGCAGTTTACCAAGATCAACAAATTGCAGCTACGAAAGAGCTGACTTTTAACGCTGTAAAGAACAGCTTACCGCGTGTTTTAAAAGCATTAGCAACAGTACTTTCTGAATCTGTAAGTAGTGATTTGCAAACAGTAATTGATGCAAGTCTCGATCACGGTAGGATTCGCGCAGAACAAGAATTTGAGCCAGCAGAAATTGCACGAGAGTATCGTTTACTCAGGTTTGTAATTTTTTCCCTTTTAGAAGAAGATTTATTAGAGGCAACTCCAACAGAAATGCTGCGGGCTGTGCGCCTAATTGATACAGTCATTGACGAAGCGATCGCTCGTTGCTTCAATAGTTATACCCATGGAAGACTACAAGAACTTGAACAACTCCAAAGCCAGTTGCAATTGAATAATCAAGAGCTAACTCGTTTGGTTCAAGCCAGTCAAGATAGTATCTCTCATTTAGCTCACGAACTAAAAACGCCTCTGACTTCAATTATTGGTTACTCAGATCTATTTTTGCGCCAGCATCGTCAAACACAACCGGAAATTAAGGATTCTTATCCAAATCTTGAGAGTATTGAGCGAGTCTTAAAAAGTGGTAGATTGCTACTACGGTTGATTAACGACACTTTGGAAATTTCGCGTCATGATGCCGGCAAGATGAAACTACAACCCACTCAAACCGATGTGCGTGGGTTAATCAACTCAGTAATAGAGACTATAGAACCAATAGCGCGTGCCAAAGAACTATCCTTAATTGTAAATTGCGATCGCGCTCCTGAAAAAGCGATCATCGATCCGCTTCGGCTTCAGCAAATTCTCACCAATCTACTCAGCAATGCGATTCGATACACAGAATCTGGTTCAATTGAGTTGGAATGCTGGGTAATCTGTGAGAAAAAATGGGCTATTTCTGTGAGTGATAGTGGTGTTGGCATTTCCCCTGATGCCCAAGCAAAAATCTTCGATCCCTATTTTCGTGCAGCCAACGGTATACAACTACAAGGTTCTGATGGTACAGGATTGGGTTTAGCAATCGTATCCCGGTTGGTTGAGTTAATGGGCGGTGAAATCAAAGTACTTTCACAACTTGGTAAAGGATCTACGTTTACAGTGATTTTGCCATTAGAAGTGATCGCTTGA